The following proteins come from a genomic window of Posidoniimonas corsicana:
- a CDS encoding ParB N-terminal domain-containing protein gives MALENLAIELLDKDADTQARASVDPAAIDDYAAAADSDVVLPPLVVFGPSPDGRYFIGDGWHRLEAYERIGRILVTCDVRSGTERDARIHAAQANAAHGVRRTNADKRRSVEILLDDEEWGQKSSNMIAQAARVSVDLVIRVRGERGELGDVSETKREDSLGRKQPARKRATPKPKTEPQSTSDEDEAFFKECDQIRERATEKPCKRKKTGQEVDPVRYRKAARAAFGAWVRSVDDWISKGNVSQDLAELLNHCNDEIAQHAKESWG, from the coding sequence ATGGCCCTGGAGAATCTAGCGATCGAGCTCCTCGACAAGGACGCCGACACGCAGGCGCGGGCCTCTGTCGATCCGGCGGCGATCGACGACTACGCCGCGGCCGCGGATTCCGACGTCGTCCTTCCGCCGCTGGTGGTGTTCGGGCCGAGTCCCGACGGGCGGTACTTTATCGGCGACGGGTGGCACCGCCTCGAGGCCTACGAGCGGATCGGACGGATCCTCGTGACCTGCGACGTGCGCTCGGGAACGGAGCGGGACGCCCGGATCCACGCCGCGCAGGCGAACGCGGCGCACGGCGTCCGTCGGACCAACGCCGACAAGCGGCGTTCGGTCGAGATCCTCCTCGATGACGAGGAGTGGGGCCAGAAGTCCTCGAACATGATCGCGCAGGCCGCACGGGTGAGCGTCGACCTAGTGATCCGCGTGCGAGGCGAGCGGGGTGAACTAGGCGACGTTTCGGAAACGAAACGCGAGGATTCACTCGGCCGCAAGCAGCCAGCGCGCAAAAGGGCCACCCCAAAGCCCAAGACCGAGCCACAGAGCACTTCCGACGAGGACGAAGCGTTCTTCAAGGAGTGCGATCAGATCCGCGAGCGGGCCACCGAGAAGCCGTGCAAGCGGAAGAAGACTGGGCAGGAGGTAGACCCTGTCAGGTATCGCAAGGCCGCGAGAGCGGCGTTCGGGGCGTGGGTTCGCTCGGTCGACGACTGGATCTCAAAGGGCAACGTCTCGCAGGATTTGGCCGAACTGTTGAACCACTGCAACGACGAGATCGCCCAGCACGCCAAGGAATCTTGGGGCTAA